The Streptococcus oralis genome segment GGTATCAAGGACAACCAAGAATTGGTTGAAAAAACTATGGCAGGGGTTCAAAAAGTTGAATTGCCAGAAATTCCTGAAGAAGCAAAAGGCTTAACTGACTTGGTTGAGTCAGACTATCCATTTGCTATCGACCCAATGCCAAACCTCTACTTCACTCGCGACCCATTTGCAACCATTGGTAATGCCGTATCGCTTAACCACATGTATGCAGATACTCGTAACCGTGAAACTCTTTATGGTAAATACATTTTCAAACACCATCCAATCTATGGTGGAAAAGTAGAATTAGTCTACAACCGTGAAGAAGATACACGTATTGAAGGTGGAGATGAGCTCGTTCTTTCTAAAGACGTTCTCGCAGTAGGTATTTCTCAACGTACAGATGCAGCTTCGATTGAAAAACTCTTGGTGAACATTTTCAAGAAAAATGTTGGCTTCAAGAAAGTATTGGCATTTGAATTTGCTAACAACCGTAAATTCATGCACTTGGATACTGTCTTCACCATGGTTGACTATGACAAATTCACAATTCACCCAGAAATCGAAGGCGATCTTCGTGTGTACTCTGTCACTTATGAAGATGAAAAACTCAAGATTGTTGAAGAAAAAGGTGACTTAGCTGAACTTCTTGCGAAGAACCTCGGCATAGAAAAAGTTCATTTGATCCGTTGCGGTGGTGGCAATATCGTAGCAGCTGCGCGTGAACAATGGAATGACGGCTCCAACACTTTGACCATCGCACCTGGTGTAGTCGTCGTTTATGCCCGCAATACCATTACCAATAAGATCCTAGAAGAATACGGGCTTCGCTTGATTAAGATTCGCGGAAGCGAATTGGTTCGGGGCCGTGGTGGACCTCGTTGTATGTCTATGCCATTTGAACGTGAAGAAGTATAATCGCTGTTCAGTATTTGTCAATAAAAAATGTAAAAATAGAAAGAGGAAATAATAGAATGACACATTCAGTATTCCAAGGACGTAGCTTCTTAGCAGAAAAAGACTTTACCCGCGCAGAGTTAGAATACCTAATCGGACTTTCAGCTCATTTGAAAGACTTGAAGAAACGCAATATCCAACACCACTACCTTGCTGGTAAAAATATCGCTCTCCTGTTTGAAAAAACTTCTACTCGTACACGTGCAGCCTTTACAACTGCAGCTATTGACCTTGGTGCTCATCCAGAATACCTCGGAGCAAATGACATTCAGTTAGGTAAAAAAGAATCTACTGAAGATACTGCTAAAGTATTGGGACGCATGTTTGACGGGATTGAATTCCGTGGTTTCAGCCAACGCATGGTAGAAGAATTGGCAGAATTCTCAGGTGTTCCAGTATGGAATGGTCTAACTGACGAATGGCACCCAACTCAAATGCTCGCTGACTACTTGACTGTTCAAGAAAACTTCGGTCGCTTGGAAGGCTTGACATTGGTATACTGTGGTGATGGACGTAACAACGTTGCCAATAGCTTGCTCGTAACAGGTGCTATCCTTGGTGTTAACGTTCACATCTTCTCACCAAAAGAACTCTTCCCAGAAAAAGAAATCGTTGAATTGGCTGAAGGATTTGCTAAAGAAAGTGGTGCACACGTCCTCATCACCGAAGATGCAGACGAAGCTGTCAAAGGTGCCGATGTACTTTACACAGACGTTTGGGTATCTATGGGTGAAGAAGACAAATTCGCAGAACGCGTTGCACTTTTGAAACCTTACCAAGTCAATATGGACTTAGTGAAAAAAGCAAACAATGAAAACTTGATCTTCCTCCACTGTTTACCAGCATTCCACGACACTCACACTGTTTATGGTAAAGATGTTGCTGAAAAATTTGGCGTAGAGGAAATGGAAGTAACAGACGAAGTCTTCCGCAGCAAATATGCTCGCCACTTTGACCAAGCAGAAAACCGTATGCACACTATCAAAGCTGTTATGGCTGCTACTCTTGGAAATCTCTACATTCCTAAAGTATAAAACTTACTCGTATACACAACACAGGGGTTGAGACGAAAGCTATGATAGCTTATCAGTTCTAGCGAAAGAAAGCAAGGATCCTCTTTGACAAATTTGCCACCTTACTCTTGTCATCTTCCTGCTTCCTAGTCTCATTCTGATAAACGTCGGCTGTGCGTTCAGCCCCTTTTATTAGTAGCAATGACTAATTTGTCTTTTAAAAAGACGCTACCTCCACTTCATATTTTATCATCATACCTGCCTGTAGCTCTTGGAGTTCTGTCAGGTTTACCATATTAAAGAAAGGAGAGCTCATGTCTCATAGAAAAATCGTCGTTGCTTTAGGCGGAAATGCCATCCTCTCCACTGATCCATCTGCCCAAGCTCAACAAGCTGCTCTGGTGGAAACAGCTCGTCATCTGGTCAAGTTGATTCAAAACGGAGATGAACTGATCATTACTCACGGAAATGGTCCTCAGGTGGGTAACCTCTTGCTTCAACACTTGATGGCAGATTCGGAAAAAAACCCTGCCTTCCCCCTTGATTCTTTGGTTGCCATGACCGAGGGTAGTATCGGTTTTTGGCTACAATGTGCTCTTGATAACGCATTGCTCGATGTAGGACTTGATAAAAATGTCGCTTCTGTTGTTACCCAAGTTATAGTAGACAAAGAAGACCCTGCCTTTATCAATCCAACCAAACCAATCGGTCCATTCTACTCAGAAGAGGATGCCAAAGCTGAGAGCGAAAAAACAGGAGCAACCTTCAAAGAAGATGCCGGTCGTGGCTGGCGTAAAGTGGTGGCTTCACCAAAACCAATCGACATCAAAGAAATCAACAGCATCCGCACCTTGCTCGATAATGGTCAAGTTGTCATCGCAGCAGGTGGAGGAGGTATCCCTGTTGTCAAAAATGAAAACGGTTACTTACGTGGGGTCGAAGCCGTTATCGACAAAGACTTTGCGTCTCAACGACTAGCAGAACTCGTCGAAGCTGACCTCTTTATCGTCCTTACTGGCGTAGACTATGTTTATGTCAACTACAATAAGCCAGAACAAGAAAAACTTGAACACGTTACTGTCAGTCAACTAAAAGAATACATCAATCAAGGACAATTCGCGCCGGGTAGCATGCTACCAAAAGTCGAAGCTGCTATCGATTTTGTAACCAACCGCCCAGAAGGCAAGGCTGTTATCACTTCCCTCAGCAATCTAGGCGCCTTGATCGAGTCCGAAAGCGGAACAATTATTGTTAAAGACTAGCCATTTTAACCCAAGTACAAGCTCTAACTAGGAGTACTCAGGTAAACCAACATCATTCGTTTTTATACTTTGTGGCATAGTTTAGGAGGAAAAACAAATGAGTGAAAAAACAAAAAAAAGGTTCCAAATGCCTTCATCTTACACTGTTTTGATCATTATTATTGCTATCATGGCAATCTTGACTTGGATCATTCCAGCAGGTAAGTATGACACGAACGAAGCAGGTGGCCTCATTGCAGGCACCTATCAAACTGTTGACTCTAATCCCCAAGGGATTTACGATATTCTAATGGCTCCAATCCGGGCGATGCTCGGTCACGAGCCTACCAGTGCCGCTATTGACGTAGCCTTCTTCATCCTCATGGTTGGGGGATTTCTCGGCGTTGTCAATGCTACAGGCACACTCGATGTTGGTATCGCCTCTATCGTTAAAAAATATAAGGGTCGCGAAAAAATGCTGATCCTCATCCTCATGCCCCTCTTTGCGCTTGGAGGAACAACTTATGGTATGGGTGAAGAAACCATGGCATTTTATCCACTCCTTGTCCCTGTTATGATGGCTGTTGGTTTTGATAGCATTACTGCCGTTGCCATCATCCTACTCGGTTCACAAGTCGGCTGTCTTGCCTCTACTCTCAATCCTTTTGCTACTGTTATCGCCTCTGATACAGCGGGTGTATCATCTATGGACGGGGTTATCCTTCGTATCATCTTCTGGTTTGTTATGACAGGTATTAGCACATACTTTGTTTACCGCTATGCGGAAAAGATTCAAAAAGATCCTACAAAATCACTTGTTTATTCTCAACGTGAAGAAGATCTTAAACACTTCAACGTCTCTGAAAATGAGGATGTTCCAGCTGTCTTGAGCAAGAAACAAAAACATGTTCTTGCCTTGTTCATCTTGACTTTCATTATTATGATTGCCAGCTTTATCCCTTGGGTAGACTTGCATATCACTATATTTGAAGACTTCAAGAATTGGTTGATTGGTCTTCCTGTTATCGGTGGAGCCATCGGTTCATCTGCTCTACCATTCGGTAGCTGGTACTTCCCAGAAGGGGCTATGCTCTTTGCTGTGATGGGTATTCTTATTGGTGTTGTTTACGGTCTCAAGGAAAGCAAGATTATCTCTACTTTTATGGCTGGTGCAGCAGATCTTCTCACCGTAGCCTTGATTTGTGCAGTGGCTCGTGGTATCCAAGTTATCATGAACGACGGTATGATTACTGCAACTATTCTACACTGGGGTGAAGTCGGACTTCAAGGTCTCTCTTCTCAAGTCTTCATCGTTTTGACTTACCTCTTCTACCTTCCTATGTCATTCCTTATCCCATCTTCATCTGGACTTGCTAGTGCTACAATGGGAATCATGGCACCACTTGGTGAGTTCGTTAACGTAAAACCTAGTCTCATCATCACTGCCTATCAATCTGCATCTGGTGTACTAAACCTTGTCGCTCCAACTTCTGGTATCGTTATGGGGGCTCTCGCGCTCGGCCGTATCAGTCTAGGAACTTGGTGGAAATTTGTTACTAAACTCATTGTCGTTATTGTCATTGTGAGCATACTTCTTCTTATCCTAGGTACCTTCCTACCATTCCTTTAGAACAAAGTGTGAGGTAAAACGAATGACCGTCTACATCACTGACTCCATTAAACAGAGCTTTATACAGAGTCTAAAGACTCTCATCTCCTACCCATCTGTCCTCCAAGAAGGGGAAAATGGGACACCTTTTGGACAAGCTATTCAAGACGTTCTAGAAAAGACGCTGGAAATCTGCCGTGAACTTGGCTTTAAAACTTATATTGATTCCAAGGGCTATTATGGTTATGCAGAGGTTGGTGAGGGAGAACTCCTTGCCATCCTCTGCCACTTGGATGTTGTGCCTGCAGGAGAGTTGTCAGATTGGCAATCTCCTCCATTTGAAGCAACTATCAGAGAAGGCAAACTCTATGGACGAGGGGCACAAGACGACAAAGGTCCTTCACTCGCAGCTCTCTACGCAGTGAAAAGCTTGCTGGACCAAGGCATCCAATTTAAGAAGCGCGTGCGTTTTATCTTTGGTACGGATGAAGAAACTCTTTGGAGATGTATGGCACGCTACAACGCCCTCGAAGAACAAGCCAGCATGGGATTTGCACCGGATTCGTCATTTCCTTTGACATACGCTGAAAAGGGGCTCCTTCAAGTCAAGCTTCATGGCCCCGGTTCTGATCTTCTCAAGCTCGATGTCGGAGGTGCCTTTAATGTCGTACCAGATAAGGCAAATTATCAAGGTCCTCTTTATGAAGCGGTTTGTAGAGGTTTGAAGGAAGCAAATTTTGATTACCAAACCACAGACCAAACCGTGACCGTACTCGGGGTACCTAAACACGCCAAAGATGCTAGTCAAGGTGTCAATGCAGTCATTCGGCTTGCTAGTGTGCTCGCACCTCTCCAACCCCACCCTGCCCTCCATTTTCTAGCCGACAAAGCAGGGCAAGATGGTAGAGGGCTTGGAATCTTTGGAGAAGTTGCTGATGAACCGTCTGGTTCCCTTTCCTTTAATGTTGCAGGGTTGACCATCAATCCCGATCGCTCCGAAATTCGGATCGACATACGTATACCTGTGCTAGCAGATAAGGAGAAACTGGTGGCACAGCTCACTCAGTGCGCCAAAGACTACCAACTTGACTACCAAGAATTTGACTATCTAGCCCCCCTCTATGTCGCAAGAGATAGCCAACTTGTTGCTACCCTTATGCAAGTCTACCAAGAAAAAACCGGAGATAAAACTCCTCCTCTCTCATCAGGTGGTGCTACCTTTGCCCGCACCATGCCAAACTGTGTAGCCTTTGGCGCTCTTTTTCCAGGAGCACAACAAACTGAACATCAGGCAAATGAAGCAGCTGTCCTAGACGATCTTTATCGCGCTATGGACATCTACGCAGAGGCGGTTTACCGTCTCGCAACCTAACCGGATAATCGTTTCTCCCCAAAAAATCCCGCAGATTTGCGGGATTTTTTCTTACATCAATGCGCCAACATTTCTTGGGCGATTTCTTGACCAGATAGGTTATCTGGATAGTAGGTTGGCCAGTTATCCATCTCCTCAAAGAGAGCTTCTTGACTGGTGCCCCCAAAGAAGATATGGAAATGTTCTGCCTTGACTGGGGCGATATTGTGGTCGCTAAACTGAACATACTTGAATTGTCCAGCATCTGCATCTGTCGCTTCAAAGAGGAAGCGCACGCCACGATTGCCTTTCTTATAAGTCAAGATTTTCTTGCCGACATACTTGTAGGTGAATTTCTTGCTTTGGCCACCTTGAACAAATTCCATAGTGTTATCCGTAATGTTGATCTTAGTCACATCAGTCTGATAGCCTTTTCTATAGTAAGCCTTATACTCATCTTTGGTCATCTTGCCAGTCAATTTAGCCTTGTAATCAAAGACTTGATCGAAAGTCCCATCCTCAAGGAAAGGATAGACCGACTGCCAGTTGCCTGCATAGTCACTCAAGGTGCGGTCTTTGACATCTGCATCCTCAAAGTAACCATTGTGAACTGTCTTAGTGTTTTCTTCCTTCTCTGGCTCAATTTCCGGTCCTTCTTGATCTGTTGTCTGCTTGAGAGCCTTGAGGTTTTTCTCCATGATAGAGATATAGTCCTCACCAGCCTTGGTTGCTTCTTCGGTCAGACTTTCCAGCGGATTGAGCACATCTAGTTTGACACCCGTTTCTTTGGAAAGGGTATTGGCAAGGGCTTGGGAGGCATTTTCTTCAAAGTAGATATAAGAAATCTTGTTTTTCTTGATATACTCTGTCAACTCTGCCAAACGTGCTGCTGATGGTTCTGCATCTGGTGAGAGACCTGAGATGGATACTTGCTTGAGACCGTAGTCCAAAGCCAAGTATCGGAAAGCTGCGTGCTGGGTAACAAAACTCTTTTGTTTAGCTTGAGAAAGACCATCTGTATAGGACTTGTCCAAGGCTTGCAATTTTTCAATATAGGCAGACGCATTCTTTTCAAAAGCCTCTTTTTTATCAGGATAATCTGCTGACAAACTATCACGGATATGCTCTACCAGTTTGATAGCACGTGCTGGTGAGAGCCATACATGGGGATCGTAGTCATGATGGTGACCTTCACCCCCGTGATCATGACCTTCCTCTTCTTCCTCAGCTCCTGGTAAGAGCAGCATATTGCCTGTCGCCTTGATAGTCTTGACTTTTTTCTTATCCAAGGATTCTAGCAATTTGGGAACCCAGGTCTCCATGTTTTCATTTTCATAGACAAAGGCATCTGCGTCTTGGATTTTGGCAACTGCCTTGGCAGATGGTTCGTAGTCGTGGGGTTCTGTCCCAGCACCGATTAGAAGTTCTACATTTGCGGTATCTCCCGCGACTTGCTTGGTAAATTCGTAGACAGGGTAAAAGGTTGTCACGATATTTAATTTCCCATCTGCCTGTTTTTGATTGGAACAAGCCACTAAAAACAGGGCACATAGACTAGCCAGTAGTAAGCTCAGTTTTTTCATTTCATTCTCCTATTTGATATAACGCTTGAGTAGACTGACTGATAAAAAGACAACTACAAAGATAATGGTGATACTTGCACTAGCAGGAGTCTCCGCATAATAGGAGATGTAAAGCCCCGCTACCATTCCCAAAAAGCCAATCGCACTAGCCAGTAACATAACAGATTTAAAGTTTTTACCCAGACGAAGGGCAATACTAGCTGGCAAGACCATAATAGTCGACACCAAAAGGGCTCCTGCTGCTGGTATCATAAGGGCAATGGCCACCCCTGTCACCATGTTAAAGAGGATAGACATAGTACGAACTGGAAGTCCATCTACAAAGGCCGTGTCCTCATCAAAAGTCAGGATATACATTGGTCGCAAGAACAAGAAAGTCAAGAGCAAAACGACCGCCGCAATGGCAAAGAGGAAAATCACCTGCTCCTGGCTAATAGTCACAATAGACCCAAAGAGATATTGGTCCAAACTCATGGAACTCGAACTTTTACCCTTACTCATCACGATAAGGGACACTGCAAGTCCTGTTGACATGAGGATGGCAGTTCCGATTTCCATAAAGTTCTTATAGACTGTACGGAGATACTCCAAAAAGACCGCTGCAATCAAGACGATAGCAATGGTTGAAATAGTTGGAGAAATCCCCAAGACCAGACCAAAGGCTACCCCTGATAGAGAAACGTGACTGAGGGTATCGCTCATGAGACTCTGACGACGTAATATAAGGAAGGTCCCAAGAACTGGAGAAAAGAGACTCATGGCAATGACAGCCAAGAAGGCACGCTGCATGAAGTCATAGGATAACAAACTAAGCATGGTCCACCTCCTGGTCGCTTTCGTGAACGTTAAAACAACGCCACGGCGAGTCTTGATTGCGCACTAGATGAATATTGCGATCCGCATAGTCCTTGACCTCCTCAGGATCATGGGTAATCATCAAAACGGCCTTGCCATGATGGTGGGCACTATGGTGCATGAGTTCGTAAAATTCATTTTTGCTTCCAGCATCCATCCCTGTCGTCGGCTCGTCCAAGACAAAGATATCTGGGTCAGAAGCAAACATCCGTGCAATCACTGCTCGTTGCTTTTGCCCCCCAGAGAGGGAACCAATTCGTTTGTCACGGTGTTCCCACATACCAACTGAGTCTAGACTGGC includes the following:
- the arcA gene encoding arginine deiminase; the protein is MSSHPIQVFSEIGKLKKVMLHRPGKELENLLPDYLERLLFDDIPFLEDAQKEHDAFAQALRDEGIEVLYLEQLAAESLTSPEIRDQFIEEYLDEANIRGRQTKAAIRELLHGIKDNQELVEKTMAGVQKVELPEIPEEAKGLTDLVESDYPFAIDPMPNLYFTRDPFATIGNAVSLNHMYADTRNRETLYGKYIFKHHPIYGGKVELVYNREEDTRIEGGDELVLSKDVLAVGISQRTDAASIEKLLVNIFKKNVGFKKVLAFEFANNRKFMHLDTVFTMVDYDKFTIHPEIEGDLRVYSVTYEDEKLKIVEEKGDLAELLAKNLGIEKVHLIRCGGGNIVAAAREQWNDGSNTLTIAPGVVVVYARNTITNKILEEYGLRLIKIRGSELVRGRGGPRCMSMPFEREEV
- the argF gene encoding ornithine carbamoyltransferase; its protein translation is MTHSVFQGRSFLAEKDFTRAELEYLIGLSAHLKDLKKRNIQHHYLAGKNIALLFEKTSTRTRAAFTTAAIDLGAHPEYLGANDIQLGKKESTEDTAKVLGRMFDGIEFRGFSQRMVEELAEFSGVPVWNGLTDEWHPTQMLADYLTVQENFGRLEGLTLVYCGDGRNNVANSLLVTGAILGVNVHIFSPKELFPEKEIVELAEGFAKESGAHVLITEDADEAVKGADVLYTDVWVSMGEEDKFAERVALLKPYQVNMDLVKKANNENLIFLHCLPAFHDTHTVYGKDVAEKFGVEEMEVTDEVFRSKYARHFDQAENRMHTIKAVMAATLGNLYIPKV
- a CDS encoding metal ABC transporter permease, with the protein product MLSLLSYDFMQRAFLAVIAMSLFSPVLGTFLILRRQSLMSDTLSHVSLSGVAFGLVLGISPTISTIAIVLIAAVFLEYLRTVYKNFMEIGTAILMSTGLAVSLIVMSKGKSSSSMSLDQYLFGSIVTISQEQVIFLFAIAAVVLLLTFLFLRPMYILTFDEDTAFVDGLPVRTMSILFNMVTGVAIALMIPAAGALLVSTIMVLPASIALRLGKNFKSVMLLASAIGFLGMVAGLYISYYAETPASASITIIFVVVFLSVSLLKRYIK
- a CDS encoding zinc ABC transporter substrate-binding protein AdcA codes for the protein MKKLSLLLASLCALFLVACSNQKQADGKLNIVTTFYPVYEFTKQVAGDTANVELLIGAGTEPHDYEPSAKAVAKIQDADAFVYENENMETWVPKLLESLDKKKVKTIKATGNMLLLPGAEEEEEGHDHGGEGHHHDYDPHVWLSPARAIKLVEHIRDSLSADYPDKKEAFEKNASAYIEKLQALDKSYTDGLSQAKQKSFVTQHAAFRYLALDYGLKQVSISGLSPDAEPSAARLAELTEYIKKNKISYIYFEENASQALANTLSKETGVKLDVLNPLESLTEEATKAGEDYISIMEKNLKALKQTTDQEGPEIEPEKEENTKTVHNGYFEDADVKDRTLSDYAGNWQSVYPFLEDGTFDQVFDYKAKLTGKMTKDEYKAYYRKGYQTDVTKINITDNTMEFVQGGQSKKFTYKYVGKKILTYKKGNRGVRFLFEATDADAGQFKYVQFSDHNIAPVKAEHFHIFFGGTSQEALFEEMDNWPTYYPDNLSGQEIAQEMLAH
- a CDS encoding YfcC family protein, giving the protein MSEKTKKRFQMPSSYTVLIIIIAIMAILTWIIPAGKYDTNEAGGLIAGTYQTVDSNPQGIYDILMAPIRAMLGHEPTSAAIDVAFFILMVGGFLGVVNATGTLDVGIASIVKKYKGREKMLILILMPLFALGGTTYGMGEETMAFYPLLVPVMMAVGFDSITAVAIILLGSQVGCLASTLNPFATVIASDTAGVSSMDGVILRIIFWFVMTGISTYFVYRYAEKIQKDPTKSLVYSQREEDLKHFNVSENEDVPAVLSKKQKHVLALFILTFIIMIASFIPWVDLHITIFEDFKNWLIGLPVIGGAIGSSALPFGSWYFPEGAMLFAVMGILIGVVYGLKESKIISTFMAGAADLLTVALICAVARGIQVIMNDGMITATILHWGEVGLQGLSSQVFIVLTYLFYLPMSFLIPSSSGLASATMGIMAPLGEFVNVKPSLIITAYQSASGVLNLVAPTSGIVMGALALGRISLGTWWKFVTKLIVVIVIVSILLLILGTFLPFL
- the arcC gene encoding carbamate kinase → MSHRKIVVALGGNAILSTDPSAQAQQAALVETARHLVKLIQNGDELIITHGNGPQVGNLLLQHLMADSEKNPAFPLDSLVAMTEGSIGFWLQCALDNALLDVGLDKNVASVVTQVIVDKEDPAFINPTKPIGPFYSEEDAKAESEKTGATFKEDAGRGWRKVVASPKPIDIKEINSIRTLLDNGQVVIAAGGGGIPVVKNENGYLRGVEAVIDKDFASQRLAELVEADLFIVLTGVDYVYVNYNKPEQEKLEHVTVSQLKEYINQGQFAPGSMLPKVEAAIDFVTNRPEGKAVITSLSNLGALIESESGTIIVKD
- a CDS encoding dipeptidase; amino-acid sequence: MTVYITDSIKQSFIQSLKTLISYPSVLQEGENGTPFGQAIQDVLEKTLEICRELGFKTYIDSKGYYGYAEVGEGELLAILCHLDVVPAGELSDWQSPPFEATIREGKLYGRGAQDDKGPSLAALYAVKSLLDQGIQFKKRVRFIFGTDEETLWRCMARYNALEEQASMGFAPDSSFPLTYAEKGLLQVKLHGPGSDLLKLDVGGAFNVVPDKANYQGPLYEAVCRGLKEANFDYQTTDQTVTVLGVPKHAKDASQGVNAVIRLASVLAPLQPHPALHFLADKAGQDGRGLGIFGEVADEPSGSLSFNVAGLTINPDRSEIRIDIRIPVLADKEKLVAQLTQCAKDYQLDYQEFDYLAPLYVARDSQLVATLMQVYQEKTGDKTPPLSSGGATFARTMPNCVAFGALFPGAQQTEHQANEAAVLDDLYRAMDIYAEAVYRLAT